The genomic region TCATCGCCGTCGCGCCCTGCCCGGCCGGCATCCGCTGCAGTGACCCCATCACGGCGGTGCCGAAGGCGAAGAACACCCCGCCCATCAGCGCCGTACCGAGCAGGGCGGCCAGGGTGAGGATCCGGGTGACGGTCATGCCGACCACACCCCGGTCCGCGCGGTCTCCCGGGCCCAGTCGGTGAAGTCCCGCGGAGCGCGACCGAGGACCTCGCGCACCCCGTCGTCGGACAGGTACTCCGACCGGTGGTGCCGGATCACCGCGAACAGGTCGCGGACCGACTCGGCGTCCTCCCGCGGCAGCCCGATGCCCATCAGCTCGGTGACGTGCTGCTCGGGGTCCAGGTCGGCGTACCGGATCTCGCGGCCGGTCGCCGCGGACAGCTCGGCCGCGACCTCGGCCATCGTCAGCGTGCGCGGCCCGGACAGCGAGTAGATCCGGCCGGTGTGCGACGGGTCCAGCAGGACGGTTGCCATCACGTCGCCGATGTCGTCGGCGTCGATCCATGCCTCCGCTCCGGTGCCGGCCGAGACGCGCAGCTCGCCGGCCAGTACGTGGTCGACCAGGAAGTCCTCGCTGAAGCCCTGCATGAACCACGCGGGCCGCACGATCGTCCAGTCGGCGCCGCTGTCCTTGACCGCCTGCTCCAGCTCGACGCTGCTCTCGTAGACGGCGAACTCCCGCTCCGGGCTGCCGACGCCGCGGCCGGACAGCAGCACCACCCGACGCAGCCCCTCGGCCGCCGCCTGCCGGACGAAGCGGCCCGCCTGCGCCAGCCCGGCCGGCCCGACCGGGGGTGCGAGGTACGCCGTCTTGCTGCCGGCCACCGTGCCCGCCCACGTGCTCTCGTCGTACCAGTCGAAGCGCTGCTCGCTCGATCGCGAGGCCGTCCGGACCGGTACGCCGCGTGCCGCGAGCTGCTGCACCACGCGCCGGCCGGTCTTGCCCTTACCACCCAGGATCAGAATCGGTGTTGTTGTCATGGCTTCAGTCCACCGTTCTCAGGTGAGACAAACCATGGCTGCGCGACGCATTTCCATGTTTGAGAGTCTCAGCTAGGGTCTCTGGTATGGATGTGCTCGACGATCTGCTCGCCGGCGCCCGTGCCCGGGGCGGAGTGTTCAACCTGACCGTGCTCGACCCGCCGTGGGGTCTGCACATCGTCGACGAGGCACCGCTGGCCCTGGCCACCCTGGTCCGCGGCGCGGGCTGGATCCTGCGCGGTGACCAGCCGCCGGTCCGGCTGGACCGAGGCGACGTCGCGGTGCTCAGCGGCCCCGAACCGTACGTCGTCGTGGATGCGCCGGACACCGCGCCGCAACTGCGGATCCATCCCGGCGGCCGCTGCGAACCGTTGCCCGGGGCACCTGTCGACTACAGCGCCCGGCTCGGTGTTCGCACCCACGGCGGCCGGCCCGAGGGCGAGGCGATGATCGTCAGCGGGACCTACCAGCTGGAGGGCGACGTCAGCCGCCGGTTGCTGGCCGCCCTGCCGCCGGTGCTCGTGGTGCCGGCCGACGAGGTGGCCGGGCCGGTGATGGAGATGGTGCTCGGCGAGATCCAGCGCGACGAGCCCGGCCAGCAGAGCGTGCTCGACCGGTGGCTCGACCTGGCCCTGATCACCACTCTGCGGGCCTGGTTCGCCCGGCCGGAATCGCACGCCCCTGGCTGGTACCAGGCGCAGGCCGACCCGGTGGTCGGGCTCGCGCTCCGGCTGCTGCACGAGGACCCCGCCCATCCGTGGAGCGTCGTCGAGCTGGCGAACCGGACCGGCGTCTCCCGCGCCAGCCTGGCTCGCCGTTTCACCGCCCTGGTCGGCGAGGCCCCGATGTCGTACCTGACCGGCTGGCGCATCACGCTCGCGGCCGACCTGCTGCGCGAGACCGGCGACACCGTCGAGTCGATCGCCCGCCGGGTCGGCTACGCGAACGCGTTCGCGCTGTCCGTCGCCTTCAAACGCGTCCGCGGCACCAACCCGACCGCCCACCGCAGGGCGACGGCGGCCTAGGCTGTTGGTCGACACGCCCCTAGCGGGTTGTCGTCTCGAGAAAGGCCAGGGCCTGCGGCCACGCCAGCTGGAACGCCTCGGCGTTGGCCGGCTTGTCATGCCGGCCCCGGTCGGAGAAGCCGTGGTCCGCGCCGGGG from Kribbella flavida DSM 17836 harbors:
- a CDS encoding NAD(P)H-binding protein, with the translated sequence MTTTPILILGGKGKTGRRVVQQLAARGVPVRTASRSSEQRFDWYDESTWAGTVAGSKTAYLAPPVGPAGLAQAGRFVRQAAAEGLRRVVLLSGRGVGSPEREFAVYESSVELEQAVKDSGADWTIVRPAWFMQGFSEDFLVDHVLAGELRVSAGTGAEAWIDADDIGDVMATVLLDPSHTGRIYSLSGPRTLTMAEVAAELSAATGREIRYADLDPEQHVTELMGIGLPREDAESVRDLFAVIRHHRSEYLSDDGVREVLGRAPRDFTDWARETARTGVWSA
- a CDS encoding AraC family transcriptional regulator, producing MDVLDDLLAGARARGGVFNLTVLDPPWGLHIVDEAPLALATLVRGAGWILRGDQPPVRLDRGDVAVLSGPEPYVVVDAPDTAPQLRIHPGGRCEPLPGAPVDYSARLGVRTHGGRPEGEAMIVSGTYQLEGDVSRRLLAALPPVLVVPADEVAGPVMEMVLGEIQRDEPGQQSVLDRWLDLALITTLRAWFARPESHAPGWYQAQADPVVGLALRLLHEDPAHPWSVVELANRTGVSRASLARRFTALVGEAPMSYLTGWRITLAADLLRETGDTVESIARRVGYANAFALSVAFKRVRGTNPTAHRRATAA